Proteins from a genomic interval of Clostridium sp. M62/1:
- a CDS encoding O-acetyl-ADP-ribose deacetylase, translated as MPLQIVRNDITKMNVDAIVNAANESLLGGGGVDGCIHRAAGPELLVECETLHGCKTGSAKITKGYKLPCKYVIHAVGPRWYDGRHGERERLISCYRTSLMLAKEYGCESVAFPLISSGIFGYPKDQALNVAIDTISSFLLENEMTVYIVIFDRKAYQISGKLFADIAAYIDDRYVDEHTDNRSERLRRMNAFRMEEPMPCEASVCEEAIEQLMPPVSAAAAPKKAATLDDALGQIDESFSEMLLRKIDERGMTDAQCYKKANIDRKLFSKIRSDKSYKPSKPTVIAFAIALELPLVEMKDMLMKAGFALSHSNKFDIIVEYFVEHGNYNVFEINEALFAFDQSLIGA; from the coding sequence ATGCCGCTTCAAATTGTCAGAAATGACATCACAAAAATGAATGTGGACGCCATCGTCAACGCTGCCAACGAGTCGCTGCTGGGTGGCGGCGGTGTGGACGGCTGCATTCATCGTGCCGCAGGACCGGAGCTGCTGGTGGAATGTGAAACGCTCCACGGCTGCAAAACCGGGAGCGCAAAAATCACGAAGGGCTATAAGCTGCCCTGCAAATATGTCATTCATGCTGTCGGTCCGCGCTGGTATGACGGGCGGCATGGTGAGCGCGAACGGCTGATCTCATGCTATCGGACTTCGCTCATGCTGGCGAAAGAATACGGCTGCGAATCGGTTGCGTTCCCTCTGATTTCCTCCGGCATTTTCGGCTATCCGAAGGATCAGGCTCTCAATGTGGCGATTGACACCATTAGCAGTTTCCTTCTCGAAAACGAAATGACGGTGTACATCGTCATTTTTGACCGCAAAGCCTATCAGATCAGCGGCAAGCTGTTTGCCGATATTGCAGCGTACATAGATGACCGCTATGTGGACGAGCATACTGATAATCGTTCCGAGCGTCTGCGCAGGATGAACGCCTTCCGGATGGAAGAACCCATGCCTTGCGAGGCATCCGTTTGTGAAGAGGCAATCGAACAGCTCATGCCTCCCGTCTCTGCGGCGGCTGCCCCCAAAAAGGCGGCAACCCTTGATGACGCGCTGGGACAGATCGACGAGAGTTTTTCCGAGATGCTTCTGCGAAAGATTGATGAGCGCGGCATGACGGACGCGCAGTGCTATAAGAAGGCGAATATTGACCGGAAGCTCTTCTCGAAGATCCGCTCGGACAAGTCTTATAAGCCTTCCAAGCCCACGGTCATTGCGTTTGCCATTGCCCTTGAGCTGCCGCTTGTTGAAATGAAGGATATGCTCATGAAGGCTGGCTTTGCGCTCTCCCACTCCAACAAGTTTGACATCATCGTGGAGTATTTCGTGGAGCATGGGAACTATAATGTCTTTGAGATCAACGAGGCTCTGTTTGCCTTCGACCAAAGTTTAATAGGAGCATAA
- a CDS encoding immunity 70 family protein codes for MAVGFKVAFFCYQIGNGDFLHSFFSTVSYNLENGKWGSRFPTLMNELYQGTLDKDNVETAIVELKKIQLELQAFSPDKVVWDIDDLSKQPPWGKNISNDITNLSNYFVTSDGEDFITIFFNALEKAKKLQMDLTIESV; via the coding sequence ATGGCTGTCGGATTCAAAGTTGCGTTCTTTTGCTATCAAATAGGAAATGGAGATTTTCTACACTCCTTTTTCTCAACAGTTTCTTATAATTTAGAAAACGGGAAATGGGGTAGCAGATTCCCAACGCTTATGAATGAGCTATATCAAGGAACATTGGATAAAGATAACGTCGAAACAGCCATAGTGGAACTGAAAAAGATTCAGTTAGAACTCCAAGCGTTTAGTCCGGATAAGGTGGTTTGGGATATTGACGATTTGTCTAAGCAACCGCCTTGGGGCAAAAATATCAGCAATGATATTACCAACCTATCTAATTACTTTGTGACAAGCGATGGAGAAGACTTCATCACGATATTTTTCAACGCCTTGGAAAAAGCAAAAAAATTGCAAATGGATTTGACTATTGAGAGCGTATAA
- a CDS encoding flavodoxin: MSNKLVAYFSASGVTAKVAETLAEAIGADIFEIEPKVPYTEADLNWMNKNARSTIEMNDPASRPEIAAKRDNMADYDTIFVGFPIWWYVAPTIINTFLESYDLTGKTIIPFATSGGSGIGKTNERLAPSCKGAKLMDGKVFKGSVGHQEFAAWVEELGL, from the coding sequence ATGAGTAATAAACTTGTAGCATATTTTTCTGCGTCCGGCGTGACCGCAAAGGTTGCCGAGACGCTGGCAGAGGCAATCGGCGCGGACATCTTTGAGATTGAGCCGAAGGTGCCTTATACGGAAGCTGATCTGAACTGGATGAACAAGAACGCCCGCAGCACGATTGAGATGAACGATCCTGCCTCCCGTCCTGAGATTGCCGCGAAGCGGGACAACATGGCGGACTACGACACAATTTTTGTGGGCTTCCCGATCTGGTGGTACGTTGCGCCGACGATTATCAATACGTTTCTTGAGAGTTATGATCTGACCGGCAAGACGATCATCCCGTTTGCAACCTCCGGCGGAAGCGGCATTGGCAAGACGAACGAACGCCTTGCGCCGAGCTGCAAAGGCGCAAAGCTGATGGACGGCAAGGTTTTCAAGGGCAGCGTCGGGCATCAGGAGTTTGCGGCGTGGGTTGAAGAACTTGGACTTTAA
- a CDS encoding DUF6050 family protein yields MTRSEVMKDFMKKTVVPVAVALLLFSVFSRIFVENGTPDYFLIWLACGVPFGIGKMFTLIPIGFGISGTVGVVALNLVLGGLIGGVILIWKLAVAIWYLPLSVVRFVKA; encoded by the coding sequence ATGACAAGAAGCGAAGTTATGAAAGACTTCATGAAGAAGACCGTGGTTCCGGTCGCTGTTGCACTCCTGCTGTTTTCTGTTTTCAGCCGCATATTCGTTGAGAACGGAACGCCGGATTATTTCCTGATTTGGCTTGCTTGCGGAGTGCCGTTCGGCATCGGAAAGATGTTCACGCTTATCCCGATTGGCTTTGGTATTTCCGGGACAGTAGGTGTTGTCGCACTCAACCTTGTCCTCGGCGGTCTGATCGGCGGCGTAATTCTGATCTGGAAGCTGGCAGTTGCTATCTGGTATCTGCCGCTGAGTGTAGTTCGTTTTGTGAAGGCGTAA
- a CDS encoding ImmA/IrrE family metallo-endopeptidase, with translation MNAEQLSKVGSDLVRRCGTRDPFQIAKELGIIVLDDCENFGQLKGMYRVVKKNRFIFLNQDLSPQTKRIVCAHEIGHDRLHRALAKGDGLQEFVLYKMNSIPEYEANIVAAEILLNSDEVLEYIYDYGYTSAQIAQAMHTDINLIALKIAHLAETGHDLRRIDYRSDFLK, from the coding sequence ATGAATGCCGAACAGCTATCAAAAGTTGGCAGCGATCTTGTACGACGCTGCGGCACACGAGATCCTTTTCAGATAGCAAAAGAGCTGGGCATCATTGTTCTGGATGATTGCGAAAACTTCGGGCAACTCAAAGGAATGTATCGCGTTGTCAAGAAAAATCGCTTTATTTTCTTGAATCAGGATTTAAGTCCGCAAACGAAGCGTATTGTATGCGCTCATGAGATCGGTCACGACCGACTGCACCGCGCACTTGCAAAAGGTGATGGATTGCAGGAGTTTGTGCTTTACAAGATGAACTCTATCCCTGAGTACGAGGCGAACATTGTTGCGGCTGAGATATTACTTAATTCCGACGAGGTGCTTGAGTATATTTACGATTATGGGTACACTTCGGCGCAGATTGCACAGGCAATGCACACAGACATCAACTTGATTGCCTTGAAGATTGCGCATCTGGCAGAGACAGGGCATGACCTACGCCGGATAGATTACCGAAGTGATTTTTTGAAATAA
- a CDS encoding helix-turn-helix domain-containing protein — MGFKDRLKEKRVEANLTQAALAEKVSVTARTIQNYELGTRKPTKYDIVKKLAEALNTTPEYLLGNGGMLVLAAQEQGGAKAAREIDELVSEVTGMFAGGKLSEDALDGAMQALTRAYWIAKEKNKKYTPKKYRKEQPEE; from the coding sequence ATGGGATTCAAAGACAGGCTTAAAGAGAAGAGAGTGGAGGCAAACCTGACGCAAGCCGCTCTCGCAGAAAAAGTCTCTGTTACTGCAAGGACAATTCAAAATTATGAGCTTGGCACTCGAAAACCGACAAAATACGACATTGTAAAAAAACTTGCCGAAGCTCTGAACACAACGCCGGAGTATCTTCTCGGCAACGGCGGAATGCTCGTTCTCGCAGCACAGGAACAAGGCGGAGCAAAAGCGGCGCGTGAAATAGACGAACTGGTGAGTGAAGTCACCGGTATGTTCGCGGGAGGTAAGCTCAGTGAGGATGCGCTTGACGGCGCGATGCAAGCACTCACCAGAGCCTATTGGATTGCAAAGGAAAAGAACAAGAAGTACACGCCAAAAAAATATCGGAAAGAGCAGCCGGAGGAATAA
- a CDS encoding ImmA/IrrE family metallo-endopeptidase yields the protein MILSQKQIEEIAAAVTEDFNKFFFGTESEEVRMARATPIDQFARDYLGLQVSFARLSSDGSICGLTAYTDTEYIVEEKGVRRTLPLRCNQVLLDESFIRQGQIKKLCGKRRFTLAHECAHQILYQMESDEVKQRCNRQYSARTAYSLRDLKTHEDWNEWQANVLGAAILMPQKEVDLAAWYFIPEKKLTSYGGYFTYRDRLSLRAICAQLGVSQSAAVIRLRQLGYLEDRPYSEFDDPTEVWA from the coding sequence GTGATCTTATCTCAGAAGCAAATCGAAGAAATTGCAGCAGCCGTCACGGAAGACTTCAACAAGTTTTTCTTCGGCACGGAGTCCGAGGAAGTCCGTATGGCTCGTGCCACGCCGATTGATCAGTTCGCAAGAGACTATCTCGGCTTGCAAGTGTCTTTTGCCCGACTTTCCTCTGATGGAAGTATCTGCGGCTTGACTGCCTATACTGATACAGAGTACATCGTTGAGGAAAAGGGTGTCAGGCGAACACTTCCGCTCAGATGTAATCAGGTGTTGCTCGATGAGAGCTTCATCCGTCAAGGGCAGATAAAGAAGCTCTGCGGGAAGCGGCGCTTCACGCTTGCCCACGAATGCGCTCATCAGATTCTCTATCAGATGGAATCCGATGAAGTCAAGCAACGCTGCAACCGGCAGTATTCCGCACGAACAGCCTATTCGCTGCGTGATCTCAAAACACATGAGGACTGGAATGAATGGCAAGCAAACGTCCTCGGAGCGGCAATCCTGATGCCGCAGAAAGAAGTTGACCTTGCCGCGTGGTATTTCATCCCTGAGAAGAAGCTGACGTCCTATGGCGGCTACTTTACATACCGGGATCGCCTGTCGCTCAGAGCGATATGCGCTCAACTTGGTGTTTCCCAGTCCGCAGCCGTCATCCGTCTGCGCCAGCTTGGTTATCTCGAAGACCGCCCATATTCAGAGTTCGATGATCCGACGGAGGTATGGGCATGA